One genomic segment of Paenibacillus sp. FSL H8-0332 includes these proteins:
- a CDS encoding tyrosine-type recombinase/integrase — protein MTDFEFQIENFMLYCSSKNLSRKTMAGYEQALKLFCLYLKDEFQIEEVAKVQTAHIRQYIKFLRDRGKYTVVNVEASKQVNHPESRTDYKKEISTATIANYVRNIKVFFNFLYDVEKEIPKNPTAKIENPKVERKMKKTLTPEQIKKVLTQFDCSTFHGYRNYVVTRLLLDTGMRIGECLSLFPESADFKHKSIHVTNAKNKQERFVYFSYKTANELKKWMSYRDRYSDSPFLFPTIRGTQLEIRNYEKALRDAGQKVGIMIHPHQLRNNFAKYYILNGGDWFSLCRILGHSSVEVTQRAYLDFSDEEIGKKYQKHSPLTFMDI, from the coding sequence ATGACTGATTTTGAATTTCAAATTGAAAACTTCATGCTGTATTGTTCTTCAAAAAATCTATCCCGTAAAACAATGGCAGGTTATGAGCAAGCATTAAAATTATTTTGCTTGTATTTAAAAGATGAATTTCAGATTGAAGAGGTAGCTAAGGTACAAACAGCTCATATACGCCAATACATCAAGTTTCTTCGGGATAGGGGTAAATATACTGTTGTAAACGTAGAAGCATCGAAACAAGTCAATCATCCAGAAAGTCGAACAGATTATAAAAAAGAAATATCTACAGCTACAATCGCAAACTATGTTCGGAACATCAAAGTATTCTTTAATTTCCTCTATGATGTCGAGAAAGAAATACCCAAGAATCCAACAGCAAAGATTGAAAATCCCAAGGTAGAAAGAAAAATGAAAAAAACCCTAACTCCAGAGCAGATAAAAAAGGTTTTAACTCAATTTGATTGTTCAACCTTTCATGGATATAGAAATTATGTGGTGACGCGACTATTGCTGGATACTGGTATGAGAATAGGTGAATGCCTATCACTCTTTCCGGAAAGTGCCGACTTCAAGCATAAGAGCATTCATGTAACCAATGCGAAGAACAAGCAAGAGCGGTTTGTTTATTTCTCCTATAAAACAGCGAACGAGTTAAAAAAATGGATGAGCTATAGAGATAGGTATTCGGACTCCCCGTTTCTCTTTCCAACGATAAGGGGAACCCAGTTAGAGATCAGAAATTATGAGAAGGCTTTACGTGATGCTGGTCAAAAAGTTGGTATTATGATTCATCCACATCAATTGAGAAATAATTTCGCTAAGTATTACATATTGAACGGTGGAGATTGGTTCAGTCTATGCAGAATTCTTGGACATTCGTCTGTAGAAGTTACTCAACGGGCTTATCTTGATTTCTCAGATGAAGAAATCGGTAAGAAGTATCAAAAGCATAGCCCACTGACCTTTATGGATATATAG
- the spo0A gene encoding sporulation transcription factor Spo0A produces the protein MQNIEVLLADDNREFTNLLAEYITEQEDMTVTGIAYNGEEVLQMLSGARKIPDVLILDIIMPHLDGLGVLERLRDMDLNPQPKIIMLTAFGQENITQRAVQLGASYYILKPFDMEVLANRVRQLVGTQGSMSTSANMSGYSSSRFSSNVVPLSKGKNLDANITSIIHEIGVPAHIKGYQYLREAITMVYNNIEILGAITKTLYPAIAEKFKTTPSRVERAIRHAIEVAWTRGNIDSISHLFGYTINISKSKPTNSEFIAMVADKLRIEHKVS, from the coding sequence GTGCAGAATATTGAAGTGTTGTTGGCCGATGATAACAGGGAGTTCACGAATTTGCTCGCCGAGTACATTACTGAACAAGAAGATATGACCGTGACAGGCATTGCCTATAATGGGGAAGAGGTACTACAGATGCTCAGCGGAGCACGCAAGATCCCCGATGTCCTTATCCTTGATATCATTATGCCGCATCTGGACGGCCTCGGCGTTCTGGAACGCCTGCGTGATATGGATCTGAACCCTCAACCCAAGATCATTATGCTGACTGCTTTTGGACAAGAGAATATAACGCAGAGAGCCGTTCAGCTTGGAGCCTCTTATTATATTCTGAAACCGTTTGACATGGAGGTTCTGGCGAACCGTGTACGCCAGCTGGTGGGTACGCAAGGCAGTATGAGCACTTCCGCAAACATGTCCGGCTATTCTTCTTCCAGATTTTCCAGTAATGTGGTTCCGCTGTCCAAGGGCAAGAATCTGGATGCCAATATTACCTCGATCATTCATGAAATCGGCGTCCCTGCGCATATCAAAGGCTATCAGTACCTGCGTGAAGCCATCACCATGGTCTATAACAACATTGAGATTCTGGGTGCCATCACCAAGACGCTGTATCCGGCTATAGCCGAAAAGTTCAAGACCACGCCGTCCCGCGTTGAACGCGCCATCCGCCATGCAATTGAAGTCGCCTGGACCCGTGGCAATATCGACAGCATCTCCCACCTGTTCGGCTATACCATTAATATCTCCAAATCCAAGCCAACTAACTCGGAATTTATTGCCATGGTCGCCGACAAGCTGCGCATTGAGCATAAGGTGTCTTGA